Sequence from the Aquimarina sp. Aq107 genome:
CCACGCACTTACCACTAGTGATCTAGGTGTGGTCAATATAGAGCAACGTAATTCGGAAGTAGTATCTCTAGATCTTACTGGAGATGGGAAAATGGATTTTATGGTATATCCAAATACCAAAGATAAGTTCTATCTTTTTAAAGATACTAACTATAGACGCTCCTATACAATTGATACAGGAGGAAAGTTTGAAAACATTTTTCCTACGACCTGGTTAAATCATCAGAATAAAATACTTAAAGGACAAGGGCTAACGGTTGTTCAAAACAGTTCGAACAACAAAGTAAAATTTAAAGTGTATTCAAATGGTTTTTCTAGTAGTCCCGTTGACTTGCAATATGAAAAGACCTGGAGTGCTCCTACCTATACTGAAATGTTTAGCTGTAATTTTGGTTCCAGTACCAGAAGGATACCACAGAGATATATTTCAGGAGATTTTAACGGTGATGGACTCTCCGATATTATCGCCATTGGAAAACCCTATTCTAGCAGGACCTGTAGAACTACAACACCTCCACCTGGACAGAGTTGTGACGGTGGGCCCGATCAAATCGCTGTTAATAATGATCCAACTACTAATCAACAAACCAATTTATTTGGAGGTTGTTGTGAATGTAATACAAACAACAATGATATTTCAAGAGTCACATTTATTAATATGGATAGAAGACTCACTTCAGGCTTTGCTATTAATTCAGGACGTATAAGACCTCTTGGTGATGATGATAGAATTTTTGGCATTGATGTCAATGGGGATGGAAAAACAGATATTATGCATGTATCTAACGGACGTGTAGATGTATATTCTATTAATGGTAACAATCAATTAGCCCTTTTATGGTCAACTACTAACTCATATATCAAAAATGATTTCCCAATTCTTATTGGAGATTATAATGGAGACGGGAAGACCGATTTTATGACTCCTCAAGGAAATAATTCCTACAAATTCCAGTATTTCACATCTACAGGAAGTAAATTTATAGCACAATCTTCCACTTTTTCCTTCAATTTTAAAAATAGTTATTTCAGCGAAGCAAGTGGTAAATGGTTTGGTTTTAACCTATTTCCAGTAGATATTAATAAGGATGGTAAAACGGATATCATTCAATATGATACCGAGACTTGGAATAATAGTTCCAATGGAAAACAAAAATTTAACATTTTCCATAATCTCGGTAGACAAGGAAACAGTGCATCGATTACTTTTCAGGCTAAAAATGCCGACAGCAAATCAATTACCGGAAATCTAAAACATTTTCCAGTACCCGTATTTCTATCATCTCAGGGACCTAACGATAACTTGGAGTTTGCCACAATTTCTAATCAATGGATACATTCATTTACATCTACTACAGATTTTAAAAAATTAAGTACCCTACAAAGTATTTCAAATAATGGAGTGGTTTATAATATCAACTATACTACATTAAATGACACAGGTGATGGTAGTACTTACAAAGAAGGGAACTCTCAAATATATCCTTATGTAGATATTCGTAATTCTCTGGGGATTGATATTGTAAGTAATGTAGAACGAAAAGTATCTGGTATTCCAACCGTACAACAAGAGTTTTATTACAATGGAGCTGTATCCCATTTGGAAGGTTTGGGATTTCAGGGATTTCAATATATATCCCGCAGTAACTGGCATACAGGCGCAACAGATCGAATTTTTACCAATTATACCCATGATATATCATTAAGAGGTGCTATTACTTCCCAGTTTCAGACTCCCTACACCCAACGATTCGGAACAATACCTTCTGATTATATAGCGAAAACTACCAACATCTTTGAGCAATCATTGGCTACTAATAAGGTTTTCAAATTAAAAAACACCCAGTCTACAGTACAAAATCAACTCGATGGAACTGTAACTACGAGTCACTTTGTGTATGACGGTTATAATAATCCTACCAGTATTACAGTGAACTTTTCTGGCCATGGAAGCACTACAACTACGAATACGTATAGTAATAGCACTGGAAACGATTTCTATATTGGAAGACCAACAGTAAAAAAAGTAAGTACTTCTATAGGAACACAATCATTTAGTACAGAAGAGCGATATACCTATTCAGGTGCATTGATTACAAGTGTAAAAACCAAAGGAAACGCAACACAGTTCGATACAGAAAGTTATACCCATGATGCTTTTGGAAATATTACCAAAATTACTTCTGCTCCCTATGGAGAAACTGCGAGAATAGCTAGTTATAAATACGATGCTTCTGGTAGATTTTTAACAGAGTCTACTGATACAGAAGGATTAACTTCTGCTTATCAATATAACACTAATACCGGAGTCATGATTAATCAAACGAATCCGTATGGTCAAAAAACAACATATGAATACGACCTATGGCATCGTCCAGTAAAAGTAACTGACTTTCTGGGCAACAGCACTGCAACTACGTTTTCTAAAAGTAGTAGTTGGGTGACAACTGCAACGGTTACCAGTGATGACGGAAGTGCTGTAGAATCTATAACTGACCCTTTAGACCGTTTAATCAGCGAAGGTAGAAAAACAATGGATGGTAATTGGTCTAAATTATCTTATCAATACGATGCATTGGATAGAGTAACCGGACGAAGTGAACCTCATTATGGAAATGCTGCTTCTGAGTGGAATACCATTGAATATGACTTCTATGGAAGAGTAGCAAGAGAAAATCTATTTTCGGGTAAAACGATTACATATACCTATAATGGCTTGGCAACAACTGTTAATGATGGTACTAAAATAGTAACCACTACTAATGATGCACTTGGAAACGTTACACGATTGGATGATCCAGGAGGTACCATTAGATATACTTATTTTGGAAATGGAAATATGAAAACTTCTTCTTTTGAAGGAGCAACTCAAATTATCGAACAGGATGGATGGGGACGTAAAACCAAACTTACAGATCCTTCAGCAGGAGTATATACCTATAGTTATAATGGATTTAATGAGATTATTGAGCAAACTTCTCCAAAAGGAATAACAACTAATACCTATTCAGCAACTGGACGAGTGCTGAGTAGTCATATCAAAGGTGATCTGACCGATATGATGAGTATTTATAATTATGATACCACTACTAAATTATTAGACCGTATTGATGGGACAGATGCAATTAACAGAAAGTCATATTCCTTCATATATACCTATGATCAGCATTTAAGACCAAAGCAAATTTCTGAAAATAATGGGGAGGCTAGTTTTTCTTTAGCCTATGAATATGACCAATACTCCAGAATTCGAAAGGAAATACATACCGCGGATCTCAATCGAAGAAACAGTACTAGTGAAATGGTATACAATTATAATACTCATGGAGCTTTTATAGGTTTTGATCAGTGGAAGATCAAAGAAACCAATGCTCGTAATCAGATCACCGATATTGAGTTAGGAACTGGTGATTTAGAAACGATGGAGTACGATACTTACGGATATCTTAAGAAAAATGCAGTGTATAATACAGATTTGGGTGCTAACTATATCGAAAACACTTATACCTTTAATGCAAGTCTCGGAACACTATCTAGCAGATCTCATAAGACATCTATTACTGGTCACTCCGCTACTTATACTGAGAGTTTTCAATATGATACTCAGGATCGATTGACCTCCATTAGTGGTCCTTTTGCTAAAATCAATGTGTATGATAATTCAGGAAGAATTACAAAAAATTCTGATATCGGTGATCTTGCATACCAAGGAGGTAGTAAGCGATACCAACTCAAAAACATTAGCCTAAATACCAAAGGAGAACAGTTTTATCAAAACAGAGCAAGACAAGAAATCTCATACAATGCCTTTAAGAAACCTGTGGATATTTATGAAGATGGTAAAGGAAGAGTAACTTTTGAGTATGGACCTATGGGTAATCGTGTACGCGCCTGGTATGGAGGTTTGGATAAAAACAAAGAAGAGCGTACATATCGTAAACAATATGCATCGATTATTCCAGCAGAGATTGTCCAAAACACCAATGATAATAGTTACAAGTTTATCTTTTATAAAGGTGGAGATGCTTATAGTGCACCTATGGCAAGAGTCCATAAAATGACTGATCAAGGCAATAGTGCTGCTGAATACTACCTGCAAAGGGATCATCAGGGAAGTATTCTGAACATAACCAAAGAAGTAACTGTAGGTAATCAGACTAAAGGAGAAGTTGTGGAACGAAGACAGTTCGGGGCTTGGGGAACTGTAGATGCATTCTGGTCTAAAGATACAGGAACTACTATGGGGCATAATAGCCTTTTGGATCGAGGGTATACTGGACATGAGCATTTCTTTGATGTTGGGTTAATTCATATGAATGGACGAATGTATGATCCTAAGATGCAACGTTTTTTGTCACCTGACAATTACATACAAAATCCATATGACACTCAAAATTATAACAGATATAGTTATGTCTTAAACAATCCATTAATGTATACCGACCCTACTGGAGAAATGGCAAATTGTGGTTGTGGAGGTTTCGGATGGTCTTATGCAAATGGTGGTTCTTTTAGTGAAAACTTACGATCCATCGGTGCCACTTTTG
This genomic interval carries:
- a CDS encoding FG-GAP-like repeat-containing protein, whose product is MKTKHITYLCAFFLWILSIQTQAQEATNLHPVDEFSYTKHRATVSFTENTTSKNNKVSTAKETAFSTKSSSREAGITPGIFNVSLTGAATYTVPINVPPGIAGVSPEISIAYNSQSGEGTISNGWNIGGLSSITRISSTKYHDGSIDPVDFDALDRFALDGQRLVLKTGTYGANGAEYQTENYSNLKITSHGTSPYGASYGPSYFMVKYPDGSTAFYGNTTASRSRLEYALTTWETPQGIRITYQYTAQDNVLQISKILYGSKGSATAINEIRFIYGNRAVAQNTAVVNTGFTRKKIPTEIQVYGNGSPYKNYLLTYRTEINWGVNKSIQNLHKITEYTGDKSKSLQQIIFGYGIDDGKTNHALTTSDLGVVNIEQRNSEVVSLDLTGDGKMDFMVYPNTKDKFYLFKDTNYRRSYTIDTGGKFENIFPTTWLNHQNKILKGQGLTVVQNSSNNKVKFKVYSNGFSSSPVDLQYEKTWSAPTYTEMFSCNFGSSTRRIPQRYISGDFNGDGLSDIIAIGKPYSSRTCRTTTPPPGQSCDGGPDQIAVNNDPTTNQQTNLFGGCCECNTNNNDISRVTFINMDRRLTSGFAINSGRIRPLGDDDRIFGIDVNGDGKTDIMHVSNGRVDVYSINGNNQLALLWSTTNSYIKNDFPILIGDYNGDGKTDFMTPQGNNSYKFQYFTSTGSKFIAQSSTFSFNFKNSYFSEASGKWFGFNLFPVDINKDGKTDIIQYDTETWNNSSNGKQKFNIFHNLGRQGNSASITFQAKNADSKSITGNLKHFPVPVFLSSQGPNDNLEFATISNQWIHSFTSTTDFKKLSTLQSISNNGVVYNINYTTLNDTGDGSTYKEGNSQIYPYVDIRNSLGIDIVSNVERKVSGIPTVQQEFYYNGAVSHLEGLGFQGFQYISRSNWHTGATDRIFTNYTHDISLRGAITSQFQTPYTQRFGTIPSDYIAKTTNIFEQSLATNKVFKLKNTQSTVQNQLDGTVTTSHFVYDGYNNPTSITVNFSGHGSTTTTNTYSNSTGNDFYIGRPTVKKVSTSIGTQSFSTEERYTYSGALITSVKTKGNATQFDTESYTHDAFGNITKITSAPYGETARIASYKYDASGRFLTESTDTEGLTSAYQYNTNTGVMINQTNPYGQKTTYEYDLWHRPVKVTDFLGNSTATTFSKSSSWVTTATVTSDDGSAVESITDPLDRLISEGRKTMDGNWSKLSYQYDALDRVTGRSEPHYGNAASEWNTIEYDFYGRVARENLFSGKTITYTYNGLATTVNDGTKIVTTTNDALGNVTRLDDPGGTIRYTYFGNGNMKTSSFEGATQIIEQDGWGRKTKLTDPSAGVYTYSYNGFNEIIEQTSPKGITTNTYSATGRVLSSHIKGDLTDMMSIYNYDTTTKLLDRIDGTDAINRKSYSFIYTYDQHLRPKQISENNGEASFSLAYEYDQYSRIRKEIHTADLNRRNSTSEMVYNYNTHGAFIGFDQWKIKETNARNQITDIELGTGDLETMEYDTYGYLKKNAVYNTDLGANYIENTYTFNASLGTLSSRSHKTSITGHSATYTESFQYDTQDRLTSISGPFAKINVYDNSGRITKNSDIGDLAYQGGSKRYQLKNISLNTKGEQFYQNRARQEISYNAFKKPVDIYEDGKGRVTFEYGPMGNRVRAWYGGLDKNKEERTYRKQYASIIPAEIVQNTNDNSYKFIFYKGGDAYSAPMARVHKMTDQGNSAAEYYLQRDHQGSILNITKEVTVGNQTKGEVVERRQFGAWGTVDAFWSKDTGTTMGHNSLLDRGYTGHEHFFDVGLIHMNGRMYDPKMQRFLSPDNYIQNPYDTQNYNRYSYVLNNPLMYTDPTGEMANCGCGGFGWSYANGGSFSENLRSIGATFEGLGDTFSNVGDWFSSKKTNLKSIRDWVGGWFKKRSAQARNIEVANSSVSGDPLIHTSSVVSLAFTSSGSSAARSNALMAQFRKAFRFKYERGFGFGLGVKATKKFKLEGNLDVLKAEYYSGRDRLKLKLFDLTGKVNIGIPRSSDINFDLAGQVAELRFKNVFSNSLKEKPEAPSFERFDFGKGTAIFIGGLGQEKIRFGGTGSIARYTPENQLQILVGRPVFGMGTENTGAFDIFDEVDLGFKFKALKGQITLGLNVNELQKFIQLVRKK